A window of Ascaphus truei isolate aAscTru1 chromosome 16, aAscTru1.hap1, whole genome shotgun sequence contains these coding sequences:
- the LOC142467349 gene encoding fibronectin type-III domain-containing protein 3A-like isoform X1, with product MIISAMMADQPPPLEATPVLNEAPLLPHMVNGDSTQQPLFLQVILVQVNPGETFTIRTEDGHIQCIQGPAHVPMMSPNGSMPPIFVPPGYVSQVVEENGVRKVLVLPHSAEFHPSMHAPPPHVTHYMHHHPALLPHPAHYQPVPGTAEIPPQFIHQHPLPHIFQEQEPRSHGRTTFIQRDERTMKMHEQLRKRLKDRQISGHNHIKLNSPPSSPHKAHIAANAHIQNGYTKGQHLIGGPIKLKQAAKTRGSPPADAETGDVEAEPEKLPDVIPSLEKPAVSSLDARSAVLSWGIQINTQNREIPTNLSPAALIYEVTVSNSGKNGKFNLVYSGEATTCALTDLRPATDYHVRVSMMCPSLEGSVSELVSFTTETCEPDSPAPPKLTNRSRTCLTLQWKSSNDNGSKMTGFLLEWDEGKHRPFKECYFGHLKQYKLTKLSPSTQYAFRIAAKNDIGMSGFSETVLYYTSGNVPPAPLPPKLLHAGITWLSLEWTPPSEMSSDESLTYTLEMEEEGSGYGFKPKHNGEELTCTLRNLRRSTSYKFRIFAFNGEGRSNPSDIVEYTTSPDKPNPPSKPSLKGKIHAHSVRVTWEAPKDNGGSEVSKYFLEISETLHGNQWDVIYNGSAKEHVCDHLKPGACYRLRVHCSNAMGSSQVSEVLTFQTAVVPPGACQLPRLATKAKPKELNLQWGPPPSDGGSAVTSYTVEMAKAEQEERGQVYQGSEVECTVSGLQPGQSYCFWIKATNKAGCGPYSDKCEFCTAPGPPERCNMPLVVCKTANCVLASWESPMCNGTDLVEYRLEWGRMEGSMHIIYTGPCSSYEIKGLTAATTYYCRVQAVNMAGPGLFGDTSVITTPGSVPAAVSLLQVVDEDLLEIPLPSPSTCLAIQWKEPCCNGSEITGYNIEYGEKQLLSVDCVTSHILENLLPDSIYRIRIQAINGFGAAPFSQSIKAKTKPLPPAPPHLECVLFTYQSLKLKWGDGSSKALATEPSLFNLQMEDKLGRFFTIYNGPCHTYKVQRLNESTAYSFRIQAYNDAGQGDYSAVYSFATTKSPPVSLRAPRVQQMESNMCDVTWEPLQPMKGDAVVYILQLTSGREVDQVYKGPETSFRFTNFQTNCEYRFRVCAGRQYQDSIGWQELYGPYSPSTTFSSQRQELVVQCASAATETTKAKKKSLSDEQFAFLLLMGFATVAFLFAVIIQYFVFK from the exons CCTCTTTTTTTGCAGGTGATACTGGTGCAAGTTAACCCGGGGGAAACCTTCACAATCCGCACAGAAGATGGCCACATCCAGTGTATCCAAG GTCCGGCACATGTTCCCATGATGTCCCCAAATGGTTCAATGCCGCCCATATTTGTGCCTCCTGGCTACGTGTCTCAG GTTGTTGAAGAGAATGGAGTGCGGAAAGTATTGGTCTTGCCACATTCCGCAGAGTTCCACCCTTCAATGCACGCTCCCCCACCCCACGTAACACACTATATGCACCATCACCCAGCCCTGCTCCCTCATCCTGCCCATTATCAACCGGTGCCAGGGACAGCAGAGATACCGCCGCAGTTTATACACCAGCATCCTCTGCCACACATTTTCCAAGAACAAG AACCTCGTTCCCACGGAAGGACAACTTTTATACAGAGAGACGAGCGAACCATGAAAATGCACGAGCAGCTTCGGAAGAGATTAAAAGACAGACAAATTAGCGGGCACAATCATATTAAGCTTAACAGTCCAccttcctccccacacaaagcgcACATTGCTGCCAATGCACACATCCAAAATGGATACACCAAGGGACAGCATCTGATTGGAGGGCCCATCAAGCTGAAGCAAGCGGCAAAGACCCGCGGCAGTCCACCTGCTGATGCAGAAACTGGAG ATGTGGAGGCGGAACCTGAAAAGCTGCCTGATGTAATTCCCAGCCTGGAAAAGCCTGCT GTTTCCAGTTTAGATGCCAGGTCAGCTGTCTTGTCTTGGGGAATACAAATCAATACGCAGAACAGAGAGATTCCCACAAATCTCTCACCGGCGGCATTAATCTACGAGGTGACTGTATCCAACAGTGGCAAGAATGGAAAGTTCAACCTCGTGTACTC AGGAGAAGCTACAACATGTGCACTGACAGACCTTCGGCCAGCAACAGACTACCATGTCAG aGTTTCCATGATGTGTCCGTCCCTTGAGGGATCAGTTTCTGAACTAGTGAGTTTTACTACAGAAACCTGTGAACCGGATTCTCCAGCTCCCCCCAAACTCACCAACCGAAGCAGAACCTGCCTGACCTTACAGTGGAAG TCTTCCAATGACAACGGTTCGAAAATGACTGGCTTTCTTTTGGAATGGGATGAG ggaaAACACAGGCCCTTTAAAGAGTGTTACTTTGGTCATCTTAAACAATACAAGCTAACAAAGCTGTCTCCATCCACACAATACGCATTTAGAATAGCAGCCAAAAATGATATTGGAATGAG TGGGTTCAGCGAGACCGTATTGTACTACACGTCGGGGAATGTTCCACCAGCGCCTCTGCCACCAAAGCTCTTACACGCTGGCATCACGTGGCTGTCTTTAGAATGGACCCCACCCAGTGAGATGTCATCCGACGAATCGCTAACGTATACCTTAGAAATGGAGGAAGAAGGTTCT GGTTATGGTTTTAAACCCAAACACAATGGAGAAGAACTCACATGCACTTTAAGGAACCTTAGAAGGAGCACTTCTTACAAGTTCAGG ATCTTTGCATTTAACGGAGAAGGCAGAAGCAATCCCAGTGATATTGTAGAATACACAACATCTCCTGACAAACCTAATCCTCCGAGTAAACCAAGTTTAAAGGGAAAAATCCATGCGCACAGTGTCAGAGTAACTTGGG AGGCCCCAAAAGACAACGGGGGCTCAGAAGTTTCTAAGTATTTCCTTGAAATCTCAGAAACCTTACACG GGAATCAATGGGACGTGATATACAATGGATCAGCAAAAGAACATGTGTGTGATCATCTCAAACCTGGTGCTTGTTACCGATTAAGGGTGCACTGCAGCAATGCCATGGGCTCAAGTCAG GTTTCCGAAGTGCTGACATTTCAGACAGCCGTCGTGCCACCTGGTGCCTGCCAGCTACCTCGTCTGGCAACCAAAGCCAAACCCAAGGAGCTAAACCTGCAGTGGG GCCCTCCGCCCTCAGACGGGGGCTCGGCAGTAACAAGTTATACTGTAGAGATGGCAAAAGCCGAACAAGAAGAACGCGGACAAGTGTACCAAGGTTCAGAAGTAGAGTGCACAGTAAGCGGCCTGCAACCAGGACAGTCCTATTGCTTCTGGATAAAAGCAACAAATAAAGCTGGG TGTGGCCCCTATTCGGATAAATGTGAGTTCTGCACAGCTCCAGGGCCTCCTGAGAGGTGCAACATGCCATTGGTGGTCTGTAAGACGGCAAACTGTGTGCTAGCCAGCTGGGAG AGTCCCATGTGTAACGGCACAGACCTGGTGGAATACAGATTAGAGTGGGGAAGAATGGAAGGAAGTATGCATATTATTTACACTGGTCCTTGTTCCAGCTATGAAATCAAAGGACTTACAGCAGCAACCACATATTACTGCCGAGTCCAG GCGGTAAACATGGCCGGGCCAGGACTGTTTGGAGACACAAGTGTGATAACGACTCCAGGATCTGTTCCAGCTGCAGTATCACTTCTACAAGTTGTTGATGAAGATCTGCTAGAAATCCCTCTCCCTTCACCATCAACGTGCCTTGCTATTCAGTGGAAAGAGCCATGTTGTAATGGGTCAGAGATTACTGGATACAACATAGAATATGGAGAAAAGCAACTTTTATCAGTTGACTGTGTGACGAGCCACATTCTAGAGAATCTGCTCCCTGATAGCATCTACAG AATAAGAATCCAGGCCATAAACGGCTTTGGTGCTGCTCCATTCAGCCAGTCTATTAAAGCCAAAACCAAACCATTACCTCCTGCTCCTCCCCACCTGGAATGTGTACTGTTCACCTACCAGAGCCTTAAGCTGAAGTGGGGTGATGGTTCAAGCAAAGCTTTAGCAACCGAGCCTTCACTGTTCAATTTGCAGATGGAGGATAAACTCGGCAG gttttttaCGATTTACAATGGACCCTGTCACACATACAAGGTTCAGAGACTAAATGAGTCAACTGCATACAGCTTCAGAATCCAAGCATACAATGATGCTGGACAAGGAGACTACTCCGCCGTTTACAGTTTTGCTACAACCAAATCTCCCCCCGTCTCATTAAGAG CACCCAGAGTGCAACAGATGGAAAGCAATATGTGTGACGTAACATGGGAACCGTTACAGCCAATGAAGGGGGACGCCGTTGTGTACATTCTGCAACTTACCAGTGGGAGAGAGGTTGATCAG GTGTACAAGGGACCAGAAACCTCATTCCGCTTCACAAACTTTCAGACAAACTGTGAATATCGGTTTCGGGTTTGCGCTGGGCGGCAATATCAAGATTCCATTGGATGGCAGGAATTGTACGGCCCGTACAGTCCCAGCACCACGTTCTCATCTCAAAGACAAGAATTGGTTGTACAGTGTGCCAGTGCTGCAACGGAAACAACAAAGGCCAAAAAGAAGTCTCTAAGTGATGAGCAATTTGCCTTTTTACTTCTCATGGGGTTCGCAACCGTGGCTTTTCTCTTTGCTGTTATTATTCAGTACTTTGTATTCAAGTAG
- the LOC142467349 gene encoding fibronectin type-III domain-containing protein 3A-like isoform X3: MNDVEAEPEKLPDVIPSLEKPAVSSLDARSAVLSWGIQINTQNREIPTNLSPAALIYEVTVSNSGKNGKFNLVYSGEATTCALTDLRPATDYHVRVSMMCPSLEGSVSELVSFTTETCEPDSPAPPKLTNRSRTCLTLQWKSSNDNGSKMTGFLLEWDEGKHRPFKECYFGHLKQYKLTKLSPSTQYAFRIAAKNDIGMSGFSETVLYYTSGNVPPAPLPPKLLHAGITWLSLEWTPPSEMSSDESLTYTLEMEEEGSGYGFKPKHNGEELTCTLRNLRRSTSYKFRIFAFNGEGRSNPSDIVEYTTSPDKPNPPSKPSLKGKIHAHSVRVTWEAPKDNGGSEVSKYFLEISETLHGNQWDVIYNGSAKEHVCDHLKPGACYRLRVHCSNAMGSSQVSEVLTFQTAVVPPGACQLPRLATKAKPKELNLQWGPPPSDGGSAVTSYTVEMAKAEQEERGQVYQGSEVECTVSGLQPGQSYCFWIKATNKAGCGPYSDKCEFCTAPGPPERCNMPLVVCKTANCVLASWESPMCNGTDLVEYRLEWGRMEGSMHIIYTGPCSSYEIKGLTAATTYYCRVQAVNMAGPGLFGDTSVITTPGSVPAAVSLLQVVDEDLLEIPLPSPSTCLAIQWKEPCCNGSEITGYNIEYGEKQLLSVDCVTSHILENLLPDSIYRIRIQAINGFGAAPFSQSIKAKTKPLPPAPPHLECVLFTYQSLKLKWGDGSSKALATEPSLFNLQMEDKLGRFFTIYNGPCHTYKVQRLNESTAYSFRIQAYNDAGQGDYSAVYSFATTKSPPVSLRAPRVQQMESNMCDVTWEPLQPMKGDAVVYILQLTSGREVDQVYKGPETSFRFTNFQTNCEYRFRVCAGRQYQDSIGWQELYGPYSPSTTFSSQRQELVVQCASAATETTKAKKKSLSDEQFAFLLLMGFATVAFLFAVIIQYFVFK; encoded by the exons ATGAACG ATGTGGAGGCGGAACCTGAAAAGCTGCCTGATGTAATTCCCAGCCTGGAAAAGCCTGCT GTTTCCAGTTTAGATGCCAGGTCAGCTGTCTTGTCTTGGGGAATACAAATCAATACGCAGAACAGAGAGATTCCCACAAATCTCTCACCGGCGGCATTAATCTACGAGGTGACTGTATCCAACAGTGGCAAGAATGGAAAGTTCAACCTCGTGTACTC AGGAGAAGCTACAACATGTGCACTGACAGACCTTCGGCCAGCAACAGACTACCATGTCAG aGTTTCCATGATGTGTCCGTCCCTTGAGGGATCAGTTTCTGAACTAGTGAGTTTTACTACAGAAACCTGTGAACCGGATTCTCCAGCTCCCCCCAAACTCACCAACCGAAGCAGAACCTGCCTGACCTTACAGTGGAAG TCTTCCAATGACAACGGTTCGAAAATGACTGGCTTTCTTTTGGAATGGGATGAG ggaaAACACAGGCCCTTTAAAGAGTGTTACTTTGGTCATCTTAAACAATACAAGCTAACAAAGCTGTCTCCATCCACACAATACGCATTTAGAATAGCAGCCAAAAATGATATTGGAATGAG TGGGTTCAGCGAGACCGTATTGTACTACACGTCGGGGAATGTTCCACCAGCGCCTCTGCCACCAAAGCTCTTACACGCTGGCATCACGTGGCTGTCTTTAGAATGGACCCCACCCAGTGAGATGTCATCCGACGAATCGCTAACGTATACCTTAGAAATGGAGGAAGAAGGTTCT GGTTATGGTTTTAAACCCAAACACAATGGAGAAGAACTCACATGCACTTTAAGGAACCTTAGAAGGAGCACTTCTTACAAGTTCAGG ATCTTTGCATTTAACGGAGAAGGCAGAAGCAATCCCAGTGATATTGTAGAATACACAACATCTCCTGACAAACCTAATCCTCCGAGTAAACCAAGTTTAAAGGGAAAAATCCATGCGCACAGTGTCAGAGTAACTTGGG AGGCCCCAAAAGACAACGGGGGCTCAGAAGTTTCTAAGTATTTCCTTGAAATCTCAGAAACCTTACACG GGAATCAATGGGACGTGATATACAATGGATCAGCAAAAGAACATGTGTGTGATCATCTCAAACCTGGTGCTTGTTACCGATTAAGGGTGCACTGCAGCAATGCCATGGGCTCAAGTCAG GTTTCCGAAGTGCTGACATTTCAGACAGCCGTCGTGCCACCTGGTGCCTGCCAGCTACCTCGTCTGGCAACCAAAGCCAAACCCAAGGAGCTAAACCTGCAGTGGG GCCCTCCGCCCTCAGACGGGGGCTCGGCAGTAACAAGTTATACTGTAGAGATGGCAAAAGCCGAACAAGAAGAACGCGGACAAGTGTACCAAGGTTCAGAAGTAGAGTGCACAGTAAGCGGCCTGCAACCAGGACAGTCCTATTGCTTCTGGATAAAAGCAACAAATAAAGCTGGG TGTGGCCCCTATTCGGATAAATGTGAGTTCTGCACAGCTCCAGGGCCTCCTGAGAGGTGCAACATGCCATTGGTGGTCTGTAAGACGGCAAACTGTGTGCTAGCCAGCTGGGAG AGTCCCATGTGTAACGGCACAGACCTGGTGGAATACAGATTAGAGTGGGGAAGAATGGAAGGAAGTATGCATATTATTTACACTGGTCCTTGTTCCAGCTATGAAATCAAAGGACTTACAGCAGCAACCACATATTACTGCCGAGTCCAG GCGGTAAACATGGCCGGGCCAGGACTGTTTGGAGACACAAGTGTGATAACGACTCCAGGATCTGTTCCAGCTGCAGTATCACTTCTACAAGTTGTTGATGAAGATCTGCTAGAAATCCCTCTCCCTTCACCATCAACGTGCCTTGCTATTCAGTGGAAAGAGCCATGTTGTAATGGGTCAGAGATTACTGGATACAACATAGAATATGGAGAAAAGCAACTTTTATCAGTTGACTGTGTGACGAGCCACATTCTAGAGAATCTGCTCCCTGATAGCATCTACAG AATAAGAATCCAGGCCATAAACGGCTTTGGTGCTGCTCCATTCAGCCAGTCTATTAAAGCCAAAACCAAACCATTACCTCCTGCTCCTCCCCACCTGGAATGTGTACTGTTCACCTACCAGAGCCTTAAGCTGAAGTGGGGTGATGGTTCAAGCAAAGCTTTAGCAACCGAGCCTTCACTGTTCAATTTGCAGATGGAGGATAAACTCGGCAG gttttttaCGATTTACAATGGACCCTGTCACACATACAAGGTTCAGAGACTAAATGAGTCAACTGCATACAGCTTCAGAATCCAAGCATACAATGATGCTGGACAAGGAGACTACTCCGCCGTTTACAGTTTTGCTACAACCAAATCTCCCCCCGTCTCATTAAGAG CACCCAGAGTGCAACAGATGGAAAGCAATATGTGTGACGTAACATGGGAACCGTTACAGCCAATGAAGGGGGACGCCGTTGTGTACATTCTGCAACTTACCAGTGGGAGAGAGGTTGATCAG GTGTACAAGGGACCAGAAACCTCATTCCGCTTCACAAACTTTCAGACAAACTGTGAATATCGGTTTCGGGTTTGCGCTGGGCGGCAATATCAAGATTCCATTGGATGGCAGGAATTGTACGGCCCGTACAGTCCCAGCACCACGTTCTCATCTCAAAGACAAGAATTGGTTGTACAGTGTGCCAGTGCTGCAACGGAAACAACAAAGGCCAAAAAGAAGTCTCTAAGTGATGAGCAATTTGCCTTTTTACTTCTCATGGGGTTCGCAACCGTGGCTTTTCTCTTTGCTGTTATTATTCAGTACTTTGTATTCAAGTAG
- the LOC142467349 gene encoding fibronectin type-III domain-containing protein 3A-like isoform X2, whose protein sequence is MIISAMMADQPPPLEATPVLNEAPLLPHMVNGDSTQQVILVQVNPGETFTIRTEDGHIQCIQGPAHVPMMSPNGSMPPIFVPPGYVSQVVEENGVRKVLVLPHSAEFHPSMHAPPPHVTHYMHHHPALLPHPAHYQPVPGTAEIPPQFIHQHPLPHIFQEQEPRSHGRTTFIQRDERTMKMHEQLRKRLKDRQISGHNHIKLNSPPSSPHKAHIAANAHIQNGYTKGQHLIGGPIKLKQAAKTRGSPPADAETGDVEAEPEKLPDVIPSLEKPAVSSLDARSAVLSWGIQINTQNREIPTNLSPAALIYEVTVSNSGKNGKFNLVYSGEATTCALTDLRPATDYHVRVSMMCPSLEGSVSELVSFTTETCEPDSPAPPKLTNRSRTCLTLQWKSSNDNGSKMTGFLLEWDEGKHRPFKECYFGHLKQYKLTKLSPSTQYAFRIAAKNDIGMSGFSETVLYYTSGNVPPAPLPPKLLHAGITWLSLEWTPPSEMSSDESLTYTLEMEEEGSGYGFKPKHNGEELTCTLRNLRRSTSYKFRIFAFNGEGRSNPSDIVEYTTSPDKPNPPSKPSLKGKIHAHSVRVTWEAPKDNGGSEVSKYFLEISETLHGNQWDVIYNGSAKEHVCDHLKPGACYRLRVHCSNAMGSSQVSEVLTFQTAVVPPGACQLPRLATKAKPKELNLQWGPPPSDGGSAVTSYTVEMAKAEQEERGQVYQGSEVECTVSGLQPGQSYCFWIKATNKAGCGPYSDKCEFCTAPGPPERCNMPLVVCKTANCVLASWESPMCNGTDLVEYRLEWGRMEGSMHIIYTGPCSSYEIKGLTAATTYYCRVQAVNMAGPGLFGDTSVITTPGSVPAAVSLLQVVDEDLLEIPLPSPSTCLAIQWKEPCCNGSEITGYNIEYGEKQLLSVDCVTSHILENLLPDSIYRIRIQAINGFGAAPFSQSIKAKTKPLPPAPPHLECVLFTYQSLKLKWGDGSSKALATEPSLFNLQMEDKLGRFFTIYNGPCHTYKVQRLNESTAYSFRIQAYNDAGQGDYSAVYSFATTKSPPVSLRAPRVQQMESNMCDVTWEPLQPMKGDAVVYILQLTSGREVDQVYKGPETSFRFTNFQTNCEYRFRVCAGRQYQDSIGWQELYGPYSPSTTFSSQRQELVVQCASAATETTKAKKKSLSDEQFAFLLLMGFATVAFLFAVIIQYFVFK, encoded by the exons GTGATACTGGTGCAAGTTAACCCGGGGGAAACCTTCACAATCCGCACAGAAGATGGCCACATCCAGTGTATCCAAG GTCCGGCACATGTTCCCATGATGTCCCCAAATGGTTCAATGCCGCCCATATTTGTGCCTCCTGGCTACGTGTCTCAG GTTGTTGAAGAGAATGGAGTGCGGAAAGTATTGGTCTTGCCACATTCCGCAGAGTTCCACCCTTCAATGCACGCTCCCCCACCCCACGTAACACACTATATGCACCATCACCCAGCCCTGCTCCCTCATCCTGCCCATTATCAACCGGTGCCAGGGACAGCAGAGATACCGCCGCAGTTTATACACCAGCATCCTCTGCCACACATTTTCCAAGAACAAG AACCTCGTTCCCACGGAAGGACAACTTTTATACAGAGAGACGAGCGAACCATGAAAATGCACGAGCAGCTTCGGAAGAGATTAAAAGACAGACAAATTAGCGGGCACAATCATATTAAGCTTAACAGTCCAccttcctccccacacaaagcgcACATTGCTGCCAATGCACACATCCAAAATGGATACACCAAGGGACAGCATCTGATTGGAGGGCCCATCAAGCTGAAGCAAGCGGCAAAGACCCGCGGCAGTCCACCTGCTGATGCAGAAACTGGAG ATGTGGAGGCGGAACCTGAAAAGCTGCCTGATGTAATTCCCAGCCTGGAAAAGCCTGCT GTTTCCAGTTTAGATGCCAGGTCAGCTGTCTTGTCTTGGGGAATACAAATCAATACGCAGAACAGAGAGATTCCCACAAATCTCTCACCGGCGGCATTAATCTACGAGGTGACTGTATCCAACAGTGGCAAGAATGGAAAGTTCAACCTCGTGTACTC AGGAGAAGCTACAACATGTGCACTGACAGACCTTCGGCCAGCAACAGACTACCATGTCAG aGTTTCCATGATGTGTCCGTCCCTTGAGGGATCAGTTTCTGAACTAGTGAGTTTTACTACAGAAACCTGTGAACCGGATTCTCCAGCTCCCCCCAAACTCACCAACCGAAGCAGAACCTGCCTGACCTTACAGTGGAAG TCTTCCAATGACAACGGTTCGAAAATGACTGGCTTTCTTTTGGAATGGGATGAG ggaaAACACAGGCCCTTTAAAGAGTGTTACTTTGGTCATCTTAAACAATACAAGCTAACAAAGCTGTCTCCATCCACACAATACGCATTTAGAATAGCAGCCAAAAATGATATTGGAATGAG TGGGTTCAGCGAGACCGTATTGTACTACACGTCGGGGAATGTTCCACCAGCGCCTCTGCCACCAAAGCTCTTACACGCTGGCATCACGTGGCTGTCTTTAGAATGGACCCCACCCAGTGAGATGTCATCCGACGAATCGCTAACGTATACCTTAGAAATGGAGGAAGAAGGTTCT GGTTATGGTTTTAAACCCAAACACAATGGAGAAGAACTCACATGCACTTTAAGGAACCTTAGAAGGAGCACTTCTTACAAGTTCAGG ATCTTTGCATTTAACGGAGAAGGCAGAAGCAATCCCAGTGATATTGTAGAATACACAACATCTCCTGACAAACCTAATCCTCCGAGTAAACCAAGTTTAAAGGGAAAAATCCATGCGCACAGTGTCAGAGTAACTTGGG AGGCCCCAAAAGACAACGGGGGCTCAGAAGTTTCTAAGTATTTCCTTGAAATCTCAGAAACCTTACACG GGAATCAATGGGACGTGATATACAATGGATCAGCAAAAGAACATGTGTGTGATCATCTCAAACCTGGTGCTTGTTACCGATTAAGGGTGCACTGCAGCAATGCCATGGGCTCAAGTCAG GTTTCCGAAGTGCTGACATTTCAGACAGCCGTCGTGCCACCTGGTGCCTGCCAGCTACCTCGTCTGGCAACCAAAGCCAAACCCAAGGAGCTAAACCTGCAGTGGG GCCCTCCGCCCTCAGACGGGGGCTCGGCAGTAACAAGTTATACTGTAGAGATGGCAAAAGCCGAACAAGAAGAACGCGGACAAGTGTACCAAGGTTCAGAAGTAGAGTGCACAGTAAGCGGCCTGCAACCAGGACAGTCCTATTGCTTCTGGATAAAAGCAACAAATAAAGCTGGG TGTGGCCCCTATTCGGATAAATGTGAGTTCTGCACAGCTCCAGGGCCTCCTGAGAGGTGCAACATGCCATTGGTGGTCTGTAAGACGGCAAACTGTGTGCTAGCCAGCTGGGAG AGTCCCATGTGTAACGGCACAGACCTGGTGGAATACAGATTAGAGTGGGGAAGAATGGAAGGAAGTATGCATATTATTTACACTGGTCCTTGTTCCAGCTATGAAATCAAAGGACTTACAGCAGCAACCACATATTACTGCCGAGTCCAG GCGGTAAACATGGCCGGGCCAGGACTGTTTGGAGACACAAGTGTGATAACGACTCCAGGATCTGTTCCAGCTGCAGTATCACTTCTACAAGTTGTTGATGAAGATCTGCTAGAAATCCCTCTCCCTTCACCATCAACGTGCCTTGCTATTCAGTGGAAAGAGCCATGTTGTAATGGGTCAGAGATTACTGGATACAACATAGAATATGGAGAAAAGCAACTTTTATCAGTTGACTGTGTGACGAGCCACATTCTAGAGAATCTGCTCCCTGATAGCATCTACAG AATAAGAATCCAGGCCATAAACGGCTTTGGTGCTGCTCCATTCAGCCAGTCTATTAAAGCCAAAACCAAACCATTACCTCCTGCTCCTCCCCACCTGGAATGTGTACTGTTCACCTACCAGAGCCTTAAGCTGAAGTGGGGTGATGGTTCAAGCAAAGCTTTAGCAACCGAGCCTTCACTGTTCAATTTGCAGATGGAGGATAAACTCGGCAG gttttttaCGATTTACAATGGACCCTGTCACACATACAAGGTTCAGAGACTAAATGAGTCAACTGCATACAGCTTCAGAATCCAAGCATACAATGATGCTGGACAAGGAGACTACTCCGCCGTTTACAGTTTTGCTACAACCAAATCTCCCCCCGTCTCATTAAGAG CACCCAGAGTGCAACAGATGGAAAGCAATATGTGTGACGTAACATGGGAACCGTTACAGCCAATGAAGGGGGACGCCGTTGTGTACATTCTGCAACTTACCAGTGGGAGAGAGGTTGATCAG GTGTACAAGGGACCAGAAACCTCATTCCGCTTCACAAACTTTCAGACAAACTGTGAATATCGGTTTCGGGTTTGCGCTGGGCGGCAATATCAAGATTCCATTGGATGGCAGGAATTGTACGGCCCGTACAGTCCCAGCACCACGTTCTCATCTCAAAGACAAGAATTGGTTGTACAGTGTGCCAGTGCTGCAACGGAAACAACAAAGGCCAAAAAGAAGTCTCTAAGTGATGAGCAATTTGCCTTTTTACTTCTCATGGGGTTCGCAACCGTGGCTTTTCTCTTTGCTGTTATTATTCAGTACTTTGTATTCAAGTAG